In a genomic window of Alphaproteobacteria bacterium:
- a CDS encoding PAS domain-containing sensor histidine kinase, which produces MFLVLAAIISSFATYAALTETPPFGNDPRTVITLLNIDLIFLLLLVALIAKRIVAIWSGRKRGIAGSHLHVRLVYIFSFLAAVPTIIMTVFSAFFFHFGVQTWFSEHVKTAINESLAVAESYLEEHQQVIRADTMAMAADLDRQADIFLAKPKALEAIMETQSQIRNLPEAIIFQKNGHVIARSSLTISLAFENVPSYALNEAEQGDVVLMLGEKKDRVRALVKLQNFEDSYLFVGRMVDSKVLAHLSSTAAAVEDYSDLQASYAGLQITVTMLFVVVGLLMLLAAIWLSLVLARELVMPISELISTSDRVRSGDLTARVPEEKSFEEFEYLAKSFNRMTQQIQQQRDELINANRQIDLRRRLTESVLKGVSSGVIGLDESGKINLSNASADLLLSQKSDITGRHIFDVLPELKDLLERAYSRPGKITQQEIILESQEKEASGRRIFLFRASLEPLAEQQKGIILTFDDITEFQSAQRKAAWSDVARRIAHEIKNPLTPIQLSAERLKRKYLGQIHEDKETFTTCTETIIRHVEDIGRMVDEFSSFARMPEPYLKEMSLAKEIRNALILPQQAHSDIRITISVDPSCEQVQVDLDAVQIRQVMNNLIQNSVDSIRTKLESDRDALAEIRIFIARQTPDEVVVAVADSGMGLPSGENPERLTEPYVTHKTKGTGLGLAIVKKIMEDHRGRLLLTVPEEFKKIKGWSELGGATLILTFPLKSETTHQAIKKEVA; this is translated from the coding sequence CTGTTCCTGGTGCTTGCCGCAATTATCAGCAGTTTTGCAACCTACGCAGCCCTGACCGAGACACCTCCTTTCGGCAACGACCCGCGGACCGTCATAACGCTTCTGAACATCGACCTGATCTTTCTGCTCCTTCTGGTCGCCCTGATTGCCAAAAGGATCGTCGCCATCTGGAGCGGCCGGAAAAGGGGAATCGCCGGCTCCCATCTCCATGTGCGTCTGGTTTATATCTTCAGTTTTCTGGCCGCCGTCCCGACCATCATCATGACCGTCTTTTCCGCGTTCTTTTTCCATTTTGGCGTCCAGACATGGTTCAGCGAGCATGTAAAAACTGCTATTAATGAATCTCTGGCCGTTGCCGAATCCTACCTTGAGGAACACCAACAGGTTATCCGCGCCGACACCATGGCCATGGCCGCTGACCTGGACCGCCAGGCGGATATTTTTCTTGCCAAGCCAAAAGCTCTGGAAGCGATCATGGAAACGCAGTCGCAGATCAGAAATCTGCCCGAGGCGATCATCTTCCAGAAAAACGGTCATGTAATAGCCCGTTCAAGCCTGACCATTTCGCTGGCTTTTGAGAATGTACCCTCTTACGCCTTGAACGAAGCCGAACAGGGCGATGTCGTCCTGATGTTGGGTGAAAAAAAGGACCGCGTCAGAGCCTTGGTGAAATTGCAGAATTTTGAAGACTCTTATCTCTTTGTAGGCCGCATGGTCGACTCTAAAGTTCTTGCACACCTCTCTTCCACGGCGGCGGCGGTCGAAGATTACTCTGATCTTCAGGCTTCATACGCAGGCCTGCAGATTACGGTGACGATGCTGTTTGTGGTGGTGGGTCTTCTCATGCTTTTGGCCGCCATCTGGCTGAGTCTTGTTCTTGCTCGGGAGTTGGTTATGCCGATCAGCGAACTGATTTCGACATCCGATCGTGTACGCTCCGGTGACCTCACGGCCAGAGTACCCGAAGAAAAAAGCTTCGAGGAGTTTGAATATCTGGCGAAGTCCTTTAACCGCATGACCCAGCAAATTCAGCAGCAGCGCGACGAATTGATTAACGCCAACCGACAGATTGACCTGCGCCGCCGCCTGACGGAAAGTGTTCTAAAAGGGGTTTCATCCGGTGTAATCGGCCTCGATGAGTCAGGAAAAATTAATCTTTCCAACGCTTCGGCTGATTTACTGCTAAGCCAAAAATCAGATATCACTGGTCGTCACATTTTTGACGTGCTGCCGGAACTTAAAGACCTTCTGGAACGGGCTTACAGCCGGCCGGGGAAAATTACGCAACAGGAAATTATCCTTGAAAGTCAGGAGAAAGAAGCTTCCGGTCGAAGAATTTTCCTTTTTCGTGCGAGTCTGGAACCTCTGGCCGAACAGCAGAAGGGGATCATCCTGACTTTCGATGACATAACAGAGTTCCAATCGGCACAAAGAAAAGCCGCGTGGTCCGATGTTGCCCGCCGCATCGCCCATGAGATCAAAAACCCCCTGACGCCTATTCAACTCTCCGCCGAGCGCCTAAAGCGTAAGTATCTTGGGCAAATTCACGAAGACAAGGAGACTTTCACCACCTGTACAGAGACAATCATACGCCATGTCGAGGATATCGGTCGCATGGTTGATGAATTCTCTTCCTTCGCCCGGATGCCGGAGCCCTATCTTAAGGAAATGTCTCTAGCAAAGGAAATCCGTAATGCTCTGATACTTCCACAGCAGGCGCACAGCGATATCAGGATTACAATTTCTGTAGACCCGTCTTGCGAGCAGGTTCAGGTTGATTTGGACGCCGTTCAGATCAGGCAGGTCATGAATAACCTCATCCAGAATTCCGTAGACTCGATCAGGACAAAGCTGGAATCAGACCGGGACGCACTCGCAGAAATAAGAATTTTCATCGCCAGACAGACTCCTGACGAAGTAGTCGTCGCTGTTGCCGACAGCGGCATGGGCCTGCCGTCGGGTGAAAATCCTGAGAGATTGACGGAACCTTACGTAACTCATAAGACCAAGGGGACGGGTCTGGGGTTGGCCATCGTAAAAAAAATCATGGAAGATCATCGGGGAAGATTACTGCTTACAGTCCCTGAAGAATTTAAAAAAATCAAAGGCTGGAGTGAGCTCGGGGGCGCTACTTTAATCCTCACATTCCCGCTAAAAAGCGAAACAACTCATCAAGCAATAAAAAAGGAAGTGGCGTGA
- a CDS encoding sigma-54-dependent Fis family transcriptional regulator produces the protein MKADILIVDDEEDIRNLIKGILEDEGYKPRLASSSKTAYEAVAAKVPDIIIQDIWLQGSTEDGLNILENVKSRHPHIAVIMISGHGTIETAVSAIKKGAYDFIEKPFKADRLLVMIRRAMEHVVLKKENENLRRRAETIEDEIAGNSQIIKNLQTVVDRVAPTNSRVLLNGEPGTGKNLVARYIHSVSKRSDKPFMVLNCSTLHPDRLERELFGSASGYMNQPEKHGILDIANGGTLLLDKIADLPVELQGKLVRVLQEDAFQRMGASERIAIDVRFIASTSQDIEQNMMQGKFRQDLFYRLNVVPINMPPLRKRRHDIPMLVDNLMKSLTRQSETAPPRFNTQALSALQAYDWPGNIRQLRNTLEWVLIMAGNQTKAEFGLEDLPPEVKGLPSLVTAGANPQEFIHLTLREAREGFEKEYLQAQIQRFGGNISKTAQFVGMERSALHRKMKSLGIFSDEKSEGESDSLKNLKRA, from the coding sequence ATGAAGGCGGATATACTGATTGTCGATGACGAAGAAGATATCAGAAACCTGATCAAGGGTATTCTGGAAGACGAGGGCTACAAACCGCGTCTGGCCTCCAGTTCGAAAACAGCCTACGAAGCGGTGGCCGCAAAAGTGCCCGATATCATTATTCAGGATATCTGGCTGCAGGGCAGTACGGAGGACGGGCTGAATATTCTTGAAAACGTTAAATCCAGACACCCTCACATCGCCGTCATTATGATCAGCGGTCACGGAACGATAGAAACAGCCGTGTCGGCGATCAAAAAGGGCGCCTACGATTTCATTGAAAAGCCCTTTAAGGCCGACCGCCTCTTGGTCATGATCCGCCGCGCCATGGAGCATGTCGTTTTGAAGAAGGAAAATGAAAATCTGCGCCGCCGTGCCGAAACCATAGAGGATGAGATTGCCGGGAATTCTCAGATAATTAAAAACCTTCAGACGGTTGTTGATCGTGTCGCTCCAACCAACAGCCGTGTACTGCTGAACGGGGAACCGGGAACAGGAAAAAATCTGGTAGCAAGGTATATACACAGCGTCTCGAAGCGATCGGATAAGCCCTTTATGGTGCTGAATTGCTCGACACTGCACCCGGATCGGCTGGAGCGTGAACTGTTCGGCTCGGCCAGCGGCTACATGAACCAGCCCGAAAAACATGGGATTTTGGATATCGCAAACGGCGGAACGCTCCTGCTGGATAAAATTGCGGATCTCCCTGTAGAGCTTCAGGGAAAACTTGTGCGGGTCTTACAAGAGGACGCCTTCCAGAGAATGGGGGCCAGCGAAAGGATAGCTATTGATGTGCGTTTTATCGCTTCGACCAGTCAGGATATAGAACAAAACATGATGCAGGGAAAGTTTCGGCAGGATCTGTTTTATCGCCTAAACGTCGTACCCATAAACATGCCACCTTTGCGTAAGCGCCGGCATGATATTCCAATGCTGGTTGATAATCTCATGAAATCACTAACACGCCAGTCAGAAACTGCTCCGCCGCGCTTTAATACCCAGGCTCTGAGCGCTCTTCAGGCCTACGACTGGCCCGGAAACATCCGGCAGCTGAGAAATACCCTGGAGTGGGTATTGATCATGGCCGGAAATCAGACAAAAGCTGAATTCGGGCTCGAAGATCTGCCCCCTGAGGTGAAGGGTTTGCCGTCTCTGGTAACAGCAGGGGCTAATCCGCAGGAATTCATCCACCTGACCTTGCGTGAGGCGCGGGAGGGGTTCGAGAAGGAGTACCTTCAGGCGCAGATTCAGCGTTTCGGCGGCAATATCTCCAAAACTGCCCAGTTCGTAGGGATGGAGCGTTCCGCTTTGCACCGGAAAATGAAATCTCTTGGGATTTTTTCTGATGAAAAGTCAGAAGGTGAATCTGATTCCCTAAAAAATCTGAAACGAGCCTGA
- a CDS encoding HAD hydrolase-like protein, producing MSAKIRHPEAVFFDWDGTLVDSYGFLNDAHSHVLGELGFPPFKQNEFKEYFGKPREILYTTIYKHRSEEAKVLFEKYVNENTDKLKYMPAADLILNLLKERMTVMGVVSNKKGSIVRREIEYYGWSSNFSVVVAAGESAADKPSGEPLLKALSLTNFRDKRHTAWYVGDTDIDMRCAQEALCPAVLLTAGEDMSATKREYNPILSLKNCQELYEFLVALNA from the coding sequence GTGAGCGCAAAGATTAGGCACCCGGAAGCTGTATTTTTCGACTGGGACGGAACTTTGGTGGACAGCTACGGATTTCTGAACGATGCACACTCGCACGTATTAGGAGAATTGGGCTTTCCGCCCTTCAAACAGAACGAATTCAAGGAGTATTTCGGCAAACCCCGCGAAATCCTCTACACCACAATTTACAAACACCGTTCTGAGGAAGCGAAAGTTCTCTTCGAAAAATACGTGAATGAAAACACTGATAAATTGAAGTATATGCCCGCAGCAGATTTAATTCTAAATCTGCTAAAAGAAAGAATGACGGTAATGGGGGTGGTGAGCAACAAGAAAGGCTCCATCGTGCGGAGGGAAATTGAATATTACGGCTGGTCCTCTAATTTTTCAGTCGTCGTCGCCGCGGGGGAGTCCGCAGCCGACAAGCCCTCCGGAGAACCTCTTCTAAAAGCCCTTAGCCTGACAAATTTTAGGGATAAAAGACATACAGCCTGGTACGTAGGGGATACGGACATTGACATGAGATGCGCGCAGGAAGCGCTTTGCCCCGCCGTATTACTCACAGCAGGCGAGGATATGTCAGCAACAAAAAGGGAATACAATCCTATTTTGTCTCTGAAAAATTGTCAGGAGCTTTACGAGTTTTTGGTTGCATTGAACGCATAA
- the murI gene encoding glutamate racemase, which produces MNLGVFDSGLGGLLIAKSIRTHLPDIDMIYYGDTLHLPYGNRSAEAIYEYSRRAMEYLFSQDCRLIIVACNTVSATALRRLQQEYLPSSPWPERRIIGVVVPTLEEAIEKGHKNIGLLGTHHTVNSNVYSQELQKLNPDIQIVQNAAPLLVPMIENDGIRWIDPVLKHYLAPLIESGSECLILGCTHYSLLKDKITTLAGKNMTLLSQDEIIPRKLASYLDRHPEIANDIGRSGKSRFLVSDLTQNYKESAISLYGQHIEIEKTTSGEIL; this is translated from the coding sequence ATGAATCTGGGCGTCTTTGATTCCGGATTGGGCGGCCTTTTGATCGCAAAATCCATACGTACGCATCTCCCCGATATTGATATGATTTACTATGGAGATACGCTCCACTTGCCGTACGGCAACCGTTCGGCGGAAGCCATATACGAATATTCACGCCGCGCCATGGAGTATCTCTTCAGTCAGGATTGCCGCCTGATTATCGTCGCCTGCAATACCGTCAGCGCCACAGCCTTAAGAAGACTTCAGCAGGAGTACCTCCCGTCATCTCCGTGGCCCGAAAGAAGGATAATAGGTGTCGTCGTCCCAACACTTGAGGAGGCAATCGAAAAGGGACATAAAAATATTGGTCTTTTAGGAACGCACCATACGGTCAACTCGAACGTCTACAGTCAGGAACTCCAAAAGCTGAATCCCGACATTCAAATCGTCCAAAACGCCGCGCCTTTGCTCGTGCCTATGATCGAAAATGACGGCATCCGCTGGATTGATCCGGTATTGAAACATTACTTGGCACCATTGATTGAATCCGGAAGCGAATGTCTTATTTTAGGCTGCACCCATTATTCGCTTCTGAAGGACAAAATCACCACGTTAGCGGGTAAGAACATGACTTTGCTATCGCAGGACGAAATCATTCCCCGAAAACTAGCCAGCTATCTGGACAGACACCCGGAAATCGCCAACGACATAGGCCGCTCTGGAAAAAGCAGGTTCCTCGTCAGTGACCTGACACAAAATTACAAAGAGTCCGCGATCAGCCTTTACGGGCAGCATATTGAAATTGAAAAAACCACCTCGGGAGAGATATTGTGA